The Lycium ferocissimum isolate CSIRO_LF1 chromosome 1, AGI_CSIRO_Lferr_CH_V1, whole genome shotgun sequence genome includes a region encoding these proteins:
- the LOC132064891 gene encoding uncharacterized protein LOC132064891 gives MTKKAPSSKSISGSTHGNDAESEAVFEETTEEERDEERAIDGEKTTEEKNDVELKEVSKETIEGERDEERPIEEEKTIEESGGDESEKDESAAHEETDDESTARHEENEDESASRHEENVEVGENEENK, from the exons ATGACCAAAAAAGCTCCTTCCTCTAAATCTATTTCTGGGTCAACCCATGGAAATGACGCTGAATCAGAAGCAGTTTTCGAGGAAACAACCGAGGAGGAGAGAGACGAAGAGCGGGCAATTGATGGGGAGAAAACAACAGAAGAAA AGAATGACGTTGAGTTAAAAGAGGTTTCCAAGGAAACAATTGAGGGGGAAAGAGACGAAGAGCGGCCAATTGAGGAGGAGAAAACAATAGAAGAAAGTGGTGGGGATGAGTCAGAGAAGGATGAATCTGCTGCTCACGAAGAGACTGACGATGAATCTACTGCTCGACACGAAGAGAATGAAGATGAATCTGCTTCTCGACACGAAGAGAATGTCGAAGTTGGGGAAAACGAG GAAAACAAATAA
- the LOC132064899 gene encoding uncharacterized protein LOC132064899: MHKTFDTSGQGPTPKKIKTSVHNEIGCEVSYSKARQKALSIIRGTPEEGYSLLPGYLHILEQTNPGSRTDLKLDEDKNSKCCFLAYGTAIEGFSHMRKVISIDGTLLNGRYGGVLISACAQDGNHHIFPIAFAIVDSENDNSWTYFFTKLAECIPDSDDLCILSDRHVSIKNVVADVYKLAHHGFCMYHITMNLRSKYGDCEILYNFQEAAKAYTLDELSVYFDAIMELNVEAGWYLENSIGFEKWARAYFLGNSGKAQNNIHLLTPKAKALVRDHYVASCLLAPTHLNEHEFRVHGDIDFLVNLEHKTYTCKVFQMDKLPCEHVIAVLKLTAGQDIWEEIYIMCDSKYLNETWKKAWDRTIYPVPHPKTWIRRSEEERVVHQPSIKLRKGRKRENRVPSVVRIQRGRSSREIVQYAGKQITIRRSVLEDN, from the exons ATGCATAAAACTTTTGATACATCAGGACAAGGACCAACACCTAAAAAGATAAAAACTTCGGTACATAACGAAATTGGATGTGAAGTTAGTTACTCGAAAGCAAGACAGAAAGCCTTGTCTATCATAAGAGGGACCCCAGAAGAAGGTTATTCATTGTTACCGGGGTACTTGCATAtattggagcaaacaaatccggGTTCGAGGACAGACTTAAAGTTAGATGAGGATAAAAACTCCAAATGTTGCTTTCTTGCTTATGGAACAGCTATAGAAGGATTTTCTCATATGAGGAAAGTAATTTCTATAGATGGGACATTATTGAATGGAAGATATGGTGGTGTACTTATCTCAGCATGTGCACAAGATGGTAATCATCACATTTTTCCAATTGCATTTGCTATTGTGGACTCGGAGAATGATAACTCATGGACGTACTTTTTCACGAAGCTTGCTGAATGTATTCCTGACAGTGATGATTTGTGCATTTTATCAGACAGACATGTaagcataaagaatgttgttgctgatgtCTATAAGCTTGCACATCACGGATTTTGCATGTATCATATTACTATGAATTTGCGGTCCAAGTATGGTGATTGTGAAATTCTTTATAATTTTCAAGAAGCTGCAAAAGCATACACATTGGATGAGCTCTCTGTTTATTTCGATGCAATAATGGAATTAAATGTGGAAGCTGGTTGGTACCTTGAAAATTCTATTGGGTTTGAGAAATGGGCGAGAGCCtattttcttggaaatag CGGCAAAGCTCAAAATAACATTCATTTATTAACCCCTAAAGCTAAGGCGTTGGTTCGGGATCATTATGTTGCCTCTTGTTTGCTAGCTCCTACCCATTTAAACGAACATGAGTTTCGTGTGCATGGTGATATAGATTTTTTGGTTAATCTGGAGCATAAAACATATACCTGCAAGGTCTTTCAGATGGATAAGCTCCCGTGTGAGCACGTGATAGCAGTTTTGAAACTAACCGCAGGCCAAGACATATGGGAGGAGATATATATAATGTGTGATTCTAAGTACCTAAATGAGACATGGAAAAAAGCTTGGGATAGAACAATTTATCCTGTTCCTCATCCAAAAACATGGATAAGACGATCAGAGGAAGAAAGAGTGGTTCATCAGCCTTCCATAAAATTGCGAAAAGGTCGCAAGAGAGAGAATCGTGTTCCTTCAGTGGTGAGAATCCAAAGAGGAAGAAGCAGCAGAGAAATTGTTCAATATGCAGGCAAACAGATCACTATAAGACGAAGTGTCCTAGAAGATAACTGA